From the Brachyspira intermedia PWS/A genome, the window TCTTATGCAGTATTGCTCACTATCTTTATAATTATAATGATAATATATAAAGATAAGATTAAAGAAACTATAGATAATTTAGAAGATAAAATTGACAGCTGTATTAATAAGCAATATTTATTAGATAAAGGCAATAATAGAGAAGAATTAATTTATAATTTAAGTAATTTACAAGAAGAAATAAAAAAAGATATAGTTAATAATTTAGATAATATAAATAATCCTAAAATAGAAGTAAAAATTACAGATGAAAAGAATTAAATATTTAATACTAATGGTTATATTTTTAGTAAGCTGTACTGCTAAATATATAACCATACCATTATCACAGCCGCCTAGTTTTTATAAACCTAATAATAATATAAATACAAGTAAAGAACTTATTAAAGAATATCAAAAAGTATTATAAAAATATCAGAATGGCAGATTTGGTATAATATACAGATAGGAAGTAATTACTATAAAATAAGAGGCAGTAATAATGGCACCTAAAAGCAACATAGATAAACTTGATAAAAAAACAAAAGAAGAAATTATAGAACTTTTGCAAGACAGTACGGTAAGATATATTGATATTGCTAATATTATCAATGAGAAATTGGGAAAAAAAGCAGTATCAAAATCTGGTATATCAAGATATAAAAAAAGATTTGATAATTTATTGGATAAGAAAAAAGAAATAGAGGCAATAGCTTCAGCTTGGAAAGATAAAACAGGCGATGAATTAGGCAATATTTTAGGCAAGCAGACTATGGAAGAAATAAGAATGCTTATCTATGATTTTGTAGGTTCATTGCAGGAGATACAAAACAGCGAGGTAGCAAATATGGATATAAAAGAAATAGAGAAAATGTCTAACTCTATAGAAAAGGCAACAAAAGGAATAATCAATCTTGAAAATGCTATATCAAAAAATAATCAGCATACAGAAGAAATAAAAAATAAAGCCCTTCAAGAGGCACAAATTAAAGCCATTAATAATGCTAATTCTGCAGGAATATCTCAGGAAACAGTCAATACAATATTTAGAGATGTATTTAATATTAATAATTAAAAATGAATAACAAAGTAAAAAATAAAAAGATACTTTTACCCTATCAGGAAAAATGGATTATTAATCAGGATAAAGTAAAAGTTTGGGAGAAATCAAGAAGAATAGGAGCTTCTTATGTTGAAGCTTTAAATTGTGTATTAAAAGCATCATTATCAAAAAAAGAAAATGGTATGAGCTGTTATTATATATCTTATGCCAAAGATATGACACAGCAATTTATTAAAGATGCTGCTTTTTGGGCTAAATTGCTTAATATAGCATGTGAAGATTTTGGAGAAACAGTTATAAAAGATGAAAACAAAGATATAACAATTTATAAAATAAGATTTGAATCAGGTTTTGAGATATGGGGGCTTCCTTCCGTACCTCGTTCTATAAGAAGTAAACAAGGTCATATAGTTATTGATGAAGCAGCATTCTGCGATGATTTAAAAGAATTATTAAAAGCAGCATTAGCTATGCTTATGTGGGGAGGAAGCGTTTCAATACTTTCTACTCATAACGGAGAAGATAATCAATTTAATTTGCTTGTAAAAGATATTGAATCTGGAAGGAAAGATTATTATTTACAAACAACTGATATTGATGAGGCATTAAGAGACGGTCTTTATAAAAAATATGTGAAATATCTAAAGAAGAATACAGTAAAAGTAAAGAACAAGAATGGCTAAAATATATAATTAAAGATTATGGAGAGGCTTATGAAGAAGAACTTTACTGCATACCTTCAAAAAATGGAGATAAATATTTTAATAGAGCATTATTAGAAACTGTAGCTGATGAAAAAATAGAAGTGTATAGATTCTATGAAAAAGATGATTTTACTTTCAAAACAGAAAATGAAAGATATGCAAAAATGTTGGAATATTTCAATATTGTTAAGCATTTATTTACAAATATAAAAGATGAAGTAGTTTTAGGAGAAGATTTTGCAAGGAGCGGAGATTTAACAGTTTTATGGTTTGAAAAAATAAAACTTAGTAAAAATAAAACAAAAACTCTATGTGTTATAGAATTAAGAAATATTCCATTCAGTAATCAGGAACAATTTATTTTACTATGCATAAATGAGCTTGGAAGAAAGTTTTTAGGAGCTGCTTTCGATGCTAGAGGCAATGGACAAATGATAGCGGAGAATCTTTCATTAGCATATAGAGGTTTAATTTTAGAAGTAATGATAACTAGAAAATGGTATGCAGAAAA encodes:
- a CDS encoding phage protein Gp27 family protein, with translation MAPKSNIDKLDKKTKEEIIELLQDSTVRYIDIANIINEKLGKKAVSKSGISRYKKRFDNLLDKKKEIEAIASAWKDKTGDELGNILGKQTMEEIRMLIYDFVGSLQEIQNSEVANMDIKEIEKMSNSIEKATKGIINLENAISKNNQHTEEIKNKALQEAQIKAINNANSAGISQETVNTIFRDVFNINN
- a CDS encoding terminase large subunit domain-containing protein — translated: MNNKVKNKKILLPYQEKWIINQDKVKVWEKSRRIGASYVEALNCVLKASLSKKENGMSCYYISYAKDMTQQFIKDAAFWAKLLNIACEDFGETVIKDENKDITIYKIRFESGFEIWGLPSVPRSIRSKQGHIVIDEAAFCDDLKELLKAALAMLMWGGSVSILSTHNGEDNQFNLLVKDIESGRKDYYLQTTDIDEALRDGLYKKYVKYLKKNTVKVKNKNG